The following is a genomic window from Episyrphus balteatus chromosome 1, idEpiBalt1.1, whole genome shotgun sequence.
aaatgttttgtacttatttcaaaactttagaGCCTGTATCCAcattaaaattcagaaaagttcAAAGTAAGCTATTCCCTAATGTTGATACGGTATCTAACAACCTCTTTAAACTTGTTCAATGAATTGGCTAGTCCAAGGAGTTTATAAGTTCCGatcaagttttaaattaaaccaCCTAAGCCAAATCAGTGTGTGTAACTCGAGGCAGTTAGCTAGATAGGGTACTATTTGGAGTAGATTGTTTGTTATGTTCATGGTCCAACCTAGTCCGAAATTGTGTCTACAACTTTAATAcagttcaaaaaaataaacttgtatattcattattttgtttctatttgtTTCAGGTGACATTCTTCATATGGGTAGTGTGGCTGTCGGAGCTGATCATCGAGATcgttattttgttctttttccaCAAACTCTTCTCATACTCAGTGTTAGCCAAAGGATGAGTGCCTTCATTTATGAGGTAAAATATTTCACATACTCAATCACCAACAATTACTTATTTatctcttttaatttttttaaccagGGAAAACTCCCTCTCACAAATATAGCTGTGAATCGTCTAGAAGACACAGAGACTTTCAAAAATGCCTTCGAGATAAGTGGCCCCCTAATCGAACGGATTGTCGCTGTGTGCCAGGGACCCAACGAAGCCAATCGATGGGTTGATCTGCTAAATGGTGCTAATCCCACGTTGCCAATTAACATTAAACGTAATACCAGTAATTCATCTATGAACGCACCTCCACAACCACCATCTCATGTAAGTTTGTTTGTAAATTTCCtaaaatctacaaaaagaaatgttttctctattttttgtttctgttcaaattaatacaaaaattttcttatatctATATGTGCATTAGTCACCTCCTTATGTTCTTGATTCACGCGGCTACTGCGCCCGTTTCTCACTGTGCGCCTATCAAATTGGCTCGCCAAATTTTCGTCTAACACTTCCGCCAAAAAATTATCCTCCCACAGCACCGTATGCTAATTTAAGTGCCCACTTTTGGCAACTCGTTAAACAAGGTATGCTTCGAAGGTCATTGGTGAGGGTGTTACTTTACCCAGAGGCCAGATTGAGTGTGGATCTGGAACAGATTACCTTGAGACGAAAACAATTATCAACAGCGTATGTTTCTGAAGATAGATCGACTCTATCGCGACAAGATGCATTTGAGCTACCTACCGATTCGGAAAGTGATGGCGGAGGTTCTTGTGGTAGTGATCCATTTGACTTTATCAAATTCTACACCAGGAAAGTGGATTCTATCGGAGCCACTGACACATTTATTGATCATGGATCGCTGATTGAAGATTCTAGAGATCCTTCAAAGAGACATTGTTCAACCATAAATCTTATCAATCTAAGTTCTGGTAGTTCTTTGGATATCCCGACTGGCCAAAAGGATTCTTTGATAATTGGATCGAAGGCAGTGAGAGCCTTAAATAGAATGTCATCAGACAAGAACAGTGTGATAAttcatacatcaagtgctcgtttgAATCTCGGCCATATGAGGCATCAAATATCAGAAAACTCCGAAGCGTCCTCCTATGATGGACGAATCGGAGGAACCTATGTTGGTTGCGAAGACTTGGCCAACATGGACGATGAAACTGAGATAAAACTAAACAATCCAGTTAAATACCAACAACTGCCTCCTAGCTCACCAACTGAACGCCACAGTATGCCAAATATGTTTGTTGGCAATCGATTTAATCGAACTAACCGAACACAGGTGTATGTGCCGACTTATAAAGTCCGCGAAGGAAGTCTAGATTGCCAAGATAGACATCACAGAGAGGGCAGTATACCAGGCGGCGGTGGTGATGATGAAGAAAACTCAGTAGCGACACATTCCAGTTCATTGGATCTCCCGGCGGTTATGCCAGCTCCCGATAGTATTACGGCGGAACTTTTATACAACATGGACGGTAATTTGCATCaaccccaacaacaacaaaggtTGAGTCTGTCTCGTGAGGTTTCACCTTTTAAAAAACATTCTATTAATTCTGACAAAAAGATCTCTTCTGGCCCGTCGACAAGTGGAAAACCACCATTAGCAGCTCGATCATCATCGATGAGACGATGTATCAGTTATCAATATGTTCAAATGGCCAATCCAGATACTCAACGGCAATCTTCTCCACCTCGACGAACAAATACAACTTCGTCGGGGGGAAAATGTAAATGCTGTGAAAGTTCACAGTGTCCTAGTCCTCGGTCAAGTGACTCCGGCATGGCTGGCAGTTGTACAATTTCCTCACCTGACCACCCACTCAACAATACCGATGAGTATTATCCAAATGCCGATGAAGAGGCCCACTCCCACACTCAGTCAAATGGAGATCTAACCAGATTCGATGTCTGCGGCATGTTTCGAAATAAATTCCTAACCCAGGAGGATGATGAAGACGATGATGATGGAGATGGACATGGAGATAATATGCAGCCAAAAGAACCAAATGATACTCAACCACCACCGCCAGTCCAAATTCATACCAAAAGCATTTTTATTGGCAGAAGACCAATTACAGAAACATATCCTCCCAGCAATGATGACCTCAATGACGACGAAGCCACCGAAGAGGGTGAAGACATCCAGGGAATGTTTCGTAGTGGAATGTACGCACATTGGTGGAAAAAGGAAAAACTGCCAAATGCTGTTATTCGTGGTATTGTGCACGCACATAGGAAAAATCCAAGCATTGAGTCGGCAGT
Proteins encoded in this region:
- the LOC129905315 gene encoding uncharacterized protein LOC129905315: MDQPLIVQAEYSFKGGNNDELCFQKGDLITVTQREEGGWWEGTLNDKTGWFPSNYVIEYKAPLPPSETIRPPEEIQEYRSVVLKDLLDSEKAHVAEIQGLLENFLEPLQNTQILTNDEYAQLMCNFVEVVKTHDELLSSLEECNDRVGKLFLTKAPIMKSVHQAYCAAHPRAIVILDKHKDDLEKYMERQGAASPGLLVLTTGLSKPFRRLDKYSAMLQELERHMESSHPDRGDTQRSVAVYKDIAATCSATRRQKELELQVLTGPVRGWQGQELSTLGDILHMGSVAVGADHRDRYFVLFPQTLLILSVSQRMSAFIYEGKLPLTNIAVNRLEDTETFKNAFEISGPLIERIVAVCQGPNEANRWVDLLNGANPTLPINIKRNTSNSSMNAPPQPPSHSPPYVLDSRGYCARFSLCAYQIGSPNFRLTLPPKNYPPTAPYANLSAHFWQLVKQGMLRRSLVRVLLYPEARLSVDLEQITLRRKQLSTAYVSEDRSTLSRQDAFELPTDSESDGGGSCGSDPFDFIKFYTRKVDSIGATDTFIDHGSLIEDSRDPSKRHCSTINLINLSSGSSLDIPTGQKDSLIIGSKAVRALNRMSSDKNSVIIHTSSARLNLGHMRHQISENSEASSYDGRIGGTYVGCEDLANMDDETEIKLNNPVKYQQLPPSSPTERHSMPNMFVGNRFNRTNRTQVYVPTYKVREGSLDCQDRHHREGSIPGGGGDDEENSVATHSSSLDLPAVMPAPDSITAELLYNMDGNLHQPQQQQRLSLSREVSPFKKHSINSDKKISSGPSTSGKPPLAARSSSMRRCISYQYVQMANPDTQRQSSPPRRTNTTSSGGKCKCCESSQCPSPRSSDSGMAGSCTISSPDHPLNNTDEYYPNADEEAHSHTQSNGDLTRFDVCGMFRNKFLTQEDDEDDDDGDGHGDNMQPKEPNDTQPPPPVQIHTKSIFIGRRPITETYPPSNDDLNDDEATEEGEDIQGMFRSGMYAHWWKKEKLPNAVIRGIVHAHRKNPSIESAVSCCSYCCCGTGRCSSCQDQYSAATPSTSTGNSTSSSSLSTSGCPLCNNNSGAVAATTTAVANNAAASAAAEGFGGGSLGSDVTTSQFGIRSFESANNTSNTSTVTTQTEPIIQSSSELQSISHSHSASTSSSTSTPSKSAKSSTGQPRPQIKFSPDIEQYFQDDKHGRYGGGGSGGSRSSPSAKSSGNGAKRKDRKHKS